In Plasmodium gaboni strain SY75 chromosome 11, whole genome shotgun sequence, the following proteins share a genomic window:
- a CDS encoding putative coatomer delta subunit translates to MTVLSAVISTKSKILVSRQFRNISKCDLDSLTIPFHNLIERERSDHTYIETDKVRYVYQPLDNIYIFLITNINSNIIEDLEIIKVLSQIIQDICQGNINESTILKKCFTIIFYIDELIKNGVREIVNSNQIKTYIEMESHEEKLQTIIRENKEKEEKERRKFIASKLEKNRQKQSKVSTNSFLTNDLINNLEYTNNMDMYKTEEHDIIDESFNAYKGMQLTSNKKENIRILNVVENKIDTKPHINVNSIFDKPINIVITENIICTLSSEGTLCDLDIQGTFNLQINNHNYSKVIVELDNEYSEKAKIHPILDKNKYNSNILELKDKSKNFRINTIYPLLKWKINHINDSYIPLNISCWPCEDNESTLLSLEIENKRNNNDEIIYDLHVNLMCPSAHKPQIISNDKGIIEHDGVLLAWKVDELKNNQSCQIEISIQANPESVFPFSVEAKSNMLAHKLNVLKVYDEDTKKDIEYEIKKNITYLFTINK, encoded by the exons atgacaGTTTTAAGCGCAGTAATTAGTACtaaaagtaaaatattGGTTTCACGACAATTTCGTAATATTAGTAAGTGTGATTTAGATTCATTAACCATACCAtttcataatttaattGAAAGAGAACGAAGTGatcatacatatatagAAACGGATAAGGTGAGATATGTTTACCAACCTTTAgataacatatatatatttttaattacTAATATTAATTCAAATATTATAGAAGATTTAGAAATAATTAAAGTTTTAAGTCAAATAATTCAAGATATATGTCAAGGGAATATAAATGAAAGTActatattaaaaaaatgttttactataatattttatattgatgaattaataaaaaatggCGTGAGAGAAATTGTTAATAGTAATCAAATAAAAACTTATATTGAAATGGAATCTCATGAGGAGAAGTTACAAACAATTATAagagaaaataaagaaaaggaggaaaaagaaagaagaaaatttaTTGCCTCTAAATTAGAAAAGAATAGACAAAAACAAAGTAAAGTTAGTACTAATAGTTTCTTAACAAATgatttaattaataatttagaatatacaaataatatggatATGTATAAAACTGAAGAACATGACATAATAGATGAAAGTTTTAATGCCTATAAAGGTATGCAATTAACAtctaataaaaaagaaaatatacGTATTCTAAATGTAgttgaaaataaaatagacACAAAACCCCATATTAATGTTAATTCTATTTTTGATAAACCAATTAATATTGTAATAAcagaaaatattatatgtacaCTAAGTTCTGAAGGTACTTTATGTGATTTAGATATACAAGGTACATTCAATCTACAAATtaataatcataattattCAAAAGTTATAGTCGAATTAGATAATGAATATTCAGAAAAAGCTAAAATACATCCCATAttagataaaaataaatataattctaatatattagaattaaaagataaaagtaaaaattTCAGAATTAATACTATTTATCCATTATTAAAATGGAAAATTAATCATATCAATGATTCATATATACCTCTTAATATTAGTTGTTGGCCATGTGAAGATAATGAAAGTACATTATTAAGTTTAgaaattgaaaataaaagaaataataatgatgaaatCATTTATGATCTTCATGTTAATTTAATGTGCCCATCAGCACATAAACCACAAATCATTAGTAATGATAAAGGAATTATAGAACATGATGGTGTCTTATTAGCTTGGAAAGTAGATGAACTCAAAAATAATCAATCTTGTCAAATTGAAATATCTATTCAAGCAAATCCAGAAAGCGTCTTCCCATTTTCTGTGGAAGCTAAATCGAACATGTTGGCACACAAATTAAAC GTTTTGAAAGTGTACGACGAAGATACGAAGAAAGACATTgaatatgaaataaaaaagaatatcacatatttatttaccATCAACAAATGA
- a CDS encoding hypothetical protein (conserved Plasmodium protein, unknown function): MNGEKLHGLFYRDCNLYVGEYILPDHIKNENVEDGKVKNEIKKKKTHINNSSNDNNNNNNNDNDNDCNYSKDTNNEEKKNSYKQIYTSNDKEHNIEMNKNISFNQQKEENFNIIFDGEGKYIKKNEFFVGKFENNNYRKGIWVKYKNIHNLFYFMNIHEILLKGEDNNKKDTKSSLDNFQKLLYVPLKDINIYIGEFDRNMFNGFSLYLFYPLIYVGYFINNSMNGYGYIFYIQSTSQNNKNFYKLNHIFNPYKLYDFLFKTAVERENKTNTQIMVNKKNTVDNTNVVDKQKSLHKEQQITHNVDTQNINNNSKNEILFQIYKTLEEMINERNIDLKDKKNKKSNLVEEEKQRKTTCYNLINKIERDIYKTFKLNISKKKKINKIKKILYNNEEENIHNIFNHICYENLLFKGYFYNNQFSNNKKEQILYKELFIHTYKNMITEKINNIQTNIMNNDNYKCDELILENNILFVIEKNNTNKDKKKMNYTNKDNEDNKNNNVIANKEDEKNDVHQNDYCNDSNIKIMTDNIEDQKEKLKFELFKNIIDINLLKYIFQLSSDHNSNIQYLIDIIIDKKKIIKYKNKINEFQTDINLLETATLNLNGYYQLIILKLKCKGDHIFQFITNNCNIPNVYKIKIFLISSDKSSIIKYNIFHLNYILVYTRTLDKKTKVKLKKKKN, from the coding sequence ATGAACGGCGAAAAATTGCATGGGCTTTTTTATAGAGACTGTAATTTATATGTCGGTGAATATATCTTACCCgatcatataaaaaatgaaaatgttGAGGATGGAAAAGTAAAGAATGAAATtaagaaaaagaaaacgcacataaataatagtagtaatgacaacaataataataataataatgataatgataatgactgtaattattcaaaagatacaaataatgaagaaaaaaaaaattcatacAAACAAATTTATACATCGAATGATAAAGAACATAATATtgaaatgaataaaaacatatcttttaatcaacaaaaggaagaaaattttaatattatatttgatggtgaaggaaaatatattaaaaaaaatgaattttttgtaggaaaatttgaaaataataattatagaAAAGGTATATGGgttaaatataaaaatatacacaatttattttattttatgaatatacatgaaatattattaaaaggagaagataataataaaaaggataCAAAGTCATCTTTAGATAATTTCCAAAAATTACTATATGTTCCTTTGAaagatattaatatttatataggTGAATTCGATAGAAATATGTTCAACGGATTTTctctttatttattttatcctttaatatatgtaggatattttataaataattcaatGAATGGAtatggatatatattttatatacagTCCACAAGTcaaaataacaaaaatttttataaattaaatcatatttttaatcCCTATAAATTGtatgattttttattcaaaaCAGCTGTAGAAAGAGAAAATAAAACGAATACACAAATTATggtaaataaaaaaaatactgTGGATAACACAAATGTGGTTGATAAGCAAAAAAGCTTACATAAGGAACAACAGATAACACATAATGTTGATAcacaaaatattaataataattcaaaaaatgaaatacTTTTCCAAATTTATAAAACGCTCGAAGAAATGATAAATGAACGAAATATCGATTTAAAggacaaaaaaaataaaaaaagtaattTAGTAGAGGAGGAAAAACAAAGAAAGACCACTTGTTATAATTTGATAAACAAAATTGAAAGagatatttataaaacatttaaattaaatataagtaaaaaaaaaaagataaataaaattaaaaaaattctatataataatgaggaagaaaatattcacaatatttttaatcATATATGTTATGAAAATTTGCTATTCAAAggttatttttataataatcaattttcaaataataaaaaagaacaaatattatataaagaattGTTTATCCATACatacaaaaatatgattactgaaaaaataaataatattcaaacaaatattatgaataatgataattacAAATGTGATGAACTTATTTTAGAAaataacattttatttgtaatagaaaaaaataatacaaataaggataaaaaaaaaatgaattatacaaataaggataatgaagataacaaaaataataatgttattGCTAATAAGgaagatgaaaaaaatgatgtTCACCAAAATGATTATTGTAATGATagtaatattaaaattatgaCGGATAATATAGAAGACCAGAAAGAAAAACTAAAATTTGaactttttaaaaatataattgatataaatttattgaaatatatttttcaattATCATCTGATcataatagtaatattcaatatttaatagatataattattgataagaaaaaaattatcaagtataaaaataaaattaacGAATTTCAAACGGATATAAATCTTTTAGAAACAGCTAcattaaatttaaatgGATATTATCAATTAATTATACTAAAGCTAAAATGTAAAGGAGATCACATATTCCAGTTTATTACAAATAACTGTAATATTCCAAATGtgtataaaataaaaatatttttaatttcttcaGATAAGTCTTCTATAATTAAATACAAcatatttcatttaaattacATCTTGGTATATACTAGAACGTTAGATAAGAAAACCAAAgttaaattaaaaaaaaagaaaaattaa
- a CDS encoding hypothetical protein (conserved Plasmodium protein, unknown function~transcript variant 1; alternatively spliced) yields MKGANFNVFSEDFFHKQNLISVLNYFFVYSIIAGACFIKLPQLKKIITKKSAVGLSFMSIYLEIFVATSLIVFSIYERINFILYVDVILINLQNLILVFFMWKYNNIYSKSVQILKVCFYIIFILFTLYLLPKKLVPLLGISSAPLSCFSKLPQIYLNHKNKNTGNLSLLTYTFILSGNLARIFIILFNIKNKIYLINCGLVSFLNCTILFQILYYWKNTTKMLMQADKIKKK; encoded by the exons ATGAAAGGGGCCAATTTTAATGTATTCTCGGAAGACTTTTTTCATAAACAAAATTTAATTTCC GTATTAAATTActtttttgtatattctATAATTGCTGGAGCTTGTTTCATAAAACTTCCTCAActgaaaaaaataataactAAGAAAAGTGCAGTGGGTTTGTCTTTTATGTCAATATATTTAGAA ATTTTTGTAGCTACGTCATTGATAGTCTTTTCTATATATGAAAGGATAAactttatattatatgttgatgttattttaataa ATTTGCAAAATCTTATAttagttttttttatgtggAAATATAACAACATCTATTCCAAATCTGttcaaatattaaaagtgtgtttttatataatttttattttatttacacTCTATCTATTACCAAAAAAGTTAGTTCCCCTCTTGGGTATATCTTCAGCTCCCTTAA GTTGCTTTTCAAAATTGCCTCAGatttatttaaatcataaaaataaaaatacagGGAATTTGTCTTTGCTAACATATACATTTATCTTGAGCGGAAACTTAGCaagaatatttattattctttttaatataaaaaataaaatataccta ATTAATTGTGGTCTTGTCTCCTTCTTAAACTGTACCATTTTGTTTCaa ATTTTGTATTATTGGAAAAATACCACAAAGATGTTAATGCAAGCAGACaagattaaaaaaaagtga
- a CDS encoding hypothetical protein (conserved Plasmodium protein, unknown function~transcript variant 2; alternatively spliced) has product MWKYNNIYSKSVQILKVCFYIIFILFTLYLLPKKLVPLLGISSAPLSCFSKLPQIYLNHKNKNTGNLSLLTYTFILSGNLARIFIILFNIKNKIYLINCGLVSFLNCTILFQILYYWKNTTKMLMQADKIKKK; this is encoded by the exons atgtggAAATATAACAACATCTATTCCAAATCTGttcaaatattaaaagtgtgtttttatataatttttattttatttacacTCTATCTATTACCAAAAAAGTTAGTTCCCCTCTTGGGTATATCTTCAGCTCCCTTAA GTTGCTTTTCAAAATTGCCTCAGatttatttaaatcataaaaataaaaatacagGGAATTTGTCTTTGCTAACATATACATTTATCTTGAGCGGAAACTTAGCaagaatatttattattctttttaatataaaaaataaaatataccta ATTAATTGTGGTCTTGTCTCCTTCTTAAACTGTACCATTTTGTTTCaa ATTTTGTATTATTGGAAAAATACCACAAAGATGTTAATGCAAGCAGACaagattaaaaaaaagtga
- a CDS encoding hypothetical protein (conserved Plasmodium protein, unknown function~transcript variant 3; alternatively spliced): MWKYNNIYSKSVQILKVCFYIIFILFTLYLLPKKLVPLLGISSAPLSCFSKLPQIYLNHKNKNTGNLSLLTYTFILSGNLARIFIILFNIKNKIYLINCGLVSFLNCTILFQVK; encoded by the exons atgtggAAATATAACAACATCTATTCCAAATCTGttcaaatattaaaagtgtgtttttatataatttttattttatttacacTCTATCTATTACCAAAAAAGTTAGTTCCCCTCTTGGGTATATCTTCAGCTCCCTTAA GTTGCTTTTCAAAATTGCCTCAGatttatttaaatcataaaaataaaaatacagGGAATTTGTCTTTGCTAACATATACATTTATCTTGAGCGGAAACTTAGCaagaatatttattattctttttaatataaaaaataaaatataccta ATTAATTGTGGTCTTGTCTCCTTCTTAAACTGTACCATTTTGTTTCaagtaaaataa
- a CDS encoding putative protein phosphatase 2C, translating to MSYNKLCMLLGIIRNNICKNNKNLFYGMLCKYPHMYEGRKKEIHTTISKGDKMNMHINVFNNIYKILLGKKLANKKFILLLAFSILAITIDVRYASCNETEYIERSENYFAKNNPYENITIEDHPLGNSDEEDSDDNNYEIQYENLDELSSSYFLRNEHRFSMAQFAANSPIEDRCFISNINIEIDNIEPQNETNVLMNNFIEEFIERIQLKIKYVRRYDIDMKNYYNGYHYLGGYNHMKQINKKTEFKDITENTNTNNIDSNNEIKNIRVHNDQNNSEGNNISYVDQNMGEQDISKEENNDNAVVRAKTYNFNNGETSNDVQNNMSNPSLRHNSNYGFKDEAHRLSYEDSNRIYEERLTGSKFYSLNDNEYKNFQTSNPNFLFAAVIDGHAGGTIADVARKSLGYYLKKELIERRINSKHGKGRERAIVSALKSAHLNLDNDLLNQSRDYFLNGTPKYARTGACSLSVLIDERNYYISNIGDSVGLLIKKHFYFPLNSIHNASEFKEKRKLLEEHPNEEDILVCKICTRDFKVNNDAYEFCKTPFHLLSHHYDNCYVKGRLQPTRSFGDFHLKNKMFAYSVDRTRLFVSEPHSFPYISAEPDIRVLKKHPDDQFIVLMSDGVYEYLNHAQVINVIKTHGSSPERAAKELINTVLEAAANSNGFTMKQLLSLDPSIKRNFYDDVSVVVIKLK from the coding sequence atgagttataataaattatgCATGTTATTAGGAATAattagaaataatatatgtaaaaataataaaaatttattttatggTATGTTATGTAAATATCCTCATATGTATGaaggaagaaaaaaagagaTACATACAACAATATCAAAAGGTgataaaatgaatatgcatataaatgtttttaataatatatataaaatattactTGGAAAAAAATTGGCAAACAAGAAATTTATATTGCTCTTAGCTTTTTCCATATTAGCTATAACAATTGATGTAAGATATGCATCATGTAATGAAACAGAATATATAGAAAGATCTGAAAATTATTTTGCCAAAAATAATCcttatgaaaatataacTATAGAAGATCATCCTTTAGGTAACAGTGATGAAGAGGATTCAGATGATAACAATTATGAGATACAATATGAAAACCTTGATGAATTGAGTagttcatattttttaagaaatGAGCATCGTTTTTCTATGGCTCAATTTGCAGCCAATTCACCTATTGAAGATAGATGTTTCAtaagtaatataaatattgaGATAGATAATATTGAGCCACAAAATGAAACAAATGTTTTGatgaataattttatagAAGAATTTATAGAAAGGATtcaattaaaaattaaatacGTTAGAAGATATGATATtgatatgaaaaattattataatggttatcattatttaggaggatataatcatatgaagcaaataaataaaaaaactGAATTTAAAGATATAACTGAAAATACgaatacaaataatatagattcaaataatgagataaaaaatattaggGTGCACAACGACCAAAATAATAGCGAAGGcaataatatttcatacGTAGATCAAAATATGGGAGAACAAGATATTTcaaaagaagaaaataatgataatgcTGTTGTTAGGGCcaaaacatataattttaataatggTGAAACTAGTAATGATgtacaaaataatatgtcAAATCCTTCATTAAGACATAATAGCAATTACGGATTTAAAGATGAAGCACATAGATTATCATATGAGGATTCAAATAGGATATATGAAGAACGTTTAACTGGGTCAAAATTTTATAGCcttaatgataatgaatataaaaattttcaaACTTCTAATCCCAACTTTTTGTTTGCAGCAGTGATTGATGGTCATGCAGGAGGAACAATTGCTGATGTAGCAAGAAAATCGTTAGgatattatttgaaaaaagaattaattGAAAGAAGAATAAATTCTAAACATGGTAAAGGTAGAGAACGTGCTATTGTGTCTGCTTTAAAAAGTGCACATTTAAATTTAGAtaatgatttattaaatcaGAGCAGAGACTATTTTTTAAATGGTACACCAAAATATGCTAGAACAGGTGCATGTTCTTTAAGTGTACTTATAGATGAAcgaaattattatataagtAATATTGGAGATTCTGTAGgattattaattaaaaaacatttttattttccattAAATAGTATACATAATGCTAGTgaatttaaagaaaaaagaaaattattagAAGAACATCCAAATGAAGAAGATATATTAGTTTGCAAAATATGTACTAGAGATTTTAAAGTTAATAATGATGCATATGAATTTTGTAAAACACCATTTCATCTTTTATCACATCATTATGATAATTGTTATGTTAAAGGTAGATTACAACCAACCAGAAGTTTTGGAgattttcatttaaaaaataaaatgtttgCATATAGTGTTGATCGAACAAGATTATTTGTATCAGAACCACATTCTTTTCCTTATATTTCAGCAGAACCAGATATACGTGTTTTGAAAAAACATCCAGATGATCAATTTATTGTCTTGATGTCTGATGGTGTTTATGAATACTTAAATCATGCTCAAGTTATTAATGTTATTAAAACACATGGTTCATCTCCTGAACGTGCTGCAAAAGAATTAATTAATACAGTTCTAGAAGCAGCAGCCAATAGTAATGGATTCACAATGAAGCAACTTCTTAGTCTTGATCCCTcaataaaaagaaatttttaTGATGATGTATCTGTTGTTGTTATTAAATTGAAATAA
- a CDS encoding putative membrane protein (conserved Plasmodium membrane protein, unknown function), which translates to MKVMISGISSKIVESKKAKIFLLGTRILWIFTTIIYIVLFDFLTKKYVSLSEDDIDDYNIKENEEELIKDDKIFNNYYNSYNKINLICGTFLILLCIINIISSFCSKLNRGYLLNYKRMIGFVSLHLQLLFIAIMFLQNHENELFFCNINKYIYWFEDYDNKTDLFMNSGENLCKVHNYSYIFPACFLFFSLIEFVVLYFKIEKHFRKKFLIFYIKMANGFMYLALFYIFLKSKSFYNNILSEYNIFTLDNYSDPIKIIIFATQKQKMYYFQLLLVSTVSSSIVFCLLGYFDLYTIIKSCRFSLLVNIPISVFTMIVIFSQLLFSSYILETSAFFCAYEEFIEIHKRDQKASNRMIAPSNITETDWFCNLKSFDYIYFANISTCFLTFGSDFIVSLYLVFSKKYAPKTS; encoded by the coding sequence atgaaagtTATGATCTCTGGAATATCGAGTAAAATTGTTGAATCAAAGAAAGCaaaaatttttcttttagGAACAAGAATATTATGGATTTTtacaacaataatatatatagtactttttgattttttaactaaaaaatatgtatcATTAAGTGAAGATGATATCgatgattataatataaaggagaatgaagaagaacttataaaagatgataagatttttaataattattataattcatataataagataaatttaatatgtGGAACGTTTCTCATATTGttatgtataataaatataataagtAGCTTTTGTTCCAAATTAAATAGAGGATATCTGTTAAATTATAAGAGGATGATTGGATTTGTAAGTTTACATttacaattattatttattgctataatgtttttacaaaatcatgaaaatgaattatttttttgtaacattaataaatatatatattggTTTGAGgattatgataataaaacaGATCTCTTTATGAATTCTGGAGAAAATTTATGTAAGGTACATAATTACTCATATATCTTTCCAGcttgttttttatttttttcattaattGAATTTGtagttttatattttaaaatagAAAAACATTTCCGTAAAAagtttttaatattttatattaaaatggCTAATGGATTTATGTATTTAGctcttttttatattttcctaaaaagtaaaagtttttataacaatattttGTCAGAATACAATATTTTCACTTTAGATAATTATAGTGACCctattaaaataattatatttgcaacacaaaaacaaaagatgtattattttcaattaTTATTAGTTAGTACAGTCTCATCTTCTATTgtattttgtttattaggatattttgatttataCACAATTATAAAATCTTGTCGATTTTCTCTTTTAGTTAATATACCTATAAGTGTATTTACCATGATCGTAATTTTTAGCCAATTGCTTTTTTCAAGTTATATACTTGAAACAAGTGCTTTTTTTTGTGCATATGAAGAATTTATTGAAATTCATAAACGTGATCAAAAAGCATCAAACAGAATGATTGCACCGTCAAATATTACAGAAACAGATTGGTTCTGTAATTTAAAATCTTttgattatatttattttgcAAATATATCCACATGTTTCTTAACCTTTGGTTCTGATTTCATAGTATCTCTCTATTTAGTTTTTTCAAAGAAATATGCCCCAAAAACTTCTTAA
- a CDS encoding hypothetical protein (conserved Plasmodium protein, unknown function), giving the protein MKFISVLFLIQFIIYIFFFKTVVKSLNLKIDLDDKRYTVLYDEKKVKFADLDLLKIMFHPNHVRHCSNSIINFMMKLSSRHVPYILFVVKNIDITFDKPLEYNDDYKIFGAITNYGNTSIKFTVFGIGSEKKNKSYTSAIDFFNIKKLLLDSYTSNNNYDADENNKAIHNLLKNYNENKSEPIKLNEQNAKELAEGKTCKIFFKAQYTLVKISKVGSKASVTEDFKNENPAMDEEKLKELINSFC; this is encoded by the coding sequence atgaaatttATTTCTGTTTTATTCCTAATAcaatttataatatatatatttttttttaaaactGTAGTTAAATCACTAAATCTGAAGATTGATTTAGATGATAAACGATATACAGTTTTATATGATGAAAAGAAAGTAAAATTCGCAGATCTTgatcttttaaaaattatgtttCATCCGAATCATGTGAGACATTGTAGTAATTctattattaattttatgaTGAAATTATCATCAAGACATGTAccatatattttgtttgtagtaaaaaatattgatataaCATTTGACAAACCATTAgaatataatgatgattataaaatttttgGTGCTATAACTAATTATGGTAATACATCTATAAAATTCACCGTATTTGGTATAGGatcagaaaaaaaaaacaaatcTTATACTAGTGCAATAGatttctttaatattaaaaaattattattagataGTTATAcatctaataataattatgatgccgatgaaaataataaagcCATTCAtaatcttttaaaaaattataatgaaaataaatcaGAACCAATCAAATTGAATGAACAAAATGCTAAAGAATTAGCAGAAGGAAAAAcatgtaaaatatttttcaagGCTCAATATACCTTAGTTAAAATAAGTAAAGTGGGATCAAAAGCATCTGTAACTGAagattttaaaaatgaaaacCCAGCAATGgatgaagaaaaattaaaagagCTAATTAATTCCTTTTGCTAA
- a CDS encoding hypothetical protein (conserved Plasmodium protein, unknown function) produces MIFKRFFHKYPGGSKIKCYIEKRKKKKLNISLFHQPLYSKNSKNFIDWRYSTPKSGYEYMYIYGENTIEITNLPNNKTNEYIQERLRKSLNKYGRLKIIRCLSHRNDPYINNNICYATFYNRKDMYKCIRNINIRLPISLQYKILKFKSLLSNKCNDYNYFFKQDHYNYSAINIALNLFKYLEYNNCSMNIKDIYKHVFEYSFYPHKIISSGISVYKIFKNWTNFIYFFDNLFHIVKKDDDIFITAKILNDQNLSIYLNNKLIELKKKTEQSNSVYWREHSLQLPEEIENRINNDRPKKLKEELQLLSKTKDFYKIHDERHLFKLKLNKERKEKKKMLKKNKQQEKEEKEKEKQLKKEMY; encoded by the exons atgATTTTTAAAAGGTTCTTCCATAAGTATCCTGGAGGaagtaaaataaaatgttatatagaaaaacgaaagaaaaagaaattaaatataagtTTATTTCATCAACCTCTATATTCTAAGAATTCGAAAAATTTTATTGATTGGAGATATAGTACTCCTAAGTCAGG gtatgaatatatgtatatatatggagAGAACACTATTGAAATAACGAATTTACCGAATAACAAAACTAATGAATATATTCAAGAACGTCTAAGAAAAAgtttaaataaatatggaAGATTAAAAATTATCAGATGCTTAAGTCATAGGAATGATccatatataaataataatatttgttatgctacattttataatagaaaagatatgtataaatgtatacgtaatattaatataagACTTCCAATATCTTTACagtataaaatattaaaatttaaaagtTTACTTTCCAATAAATGtaatgattataattatttttttaaacaaGACCATTATAATTACAGTGCTATAAATATAGCTTTGAATTTGTTTAAATATttagaatataataattgtaGTATGAATATAAAGGATATCTACAAGCATGTATTTGAATATTCGTTTTATCCtcataaaattatttcttcAGGAATATCagtttataaaatatttaaaaactggacaaattttatatatttttttgataacttatttcatattgtaaaaaaagatgatgatatttttattacagCCAAAATTCTTAATGATCAAAATTTATCTATTTATTTAAACAACAAATTAattgaattaaaaaaaaaaacgGAACAGAGTAATTCCGTGTATTGGAGGGAGCACTCTTTACAATTACCCGA AGAAATTGAAAATAGAATAAATAACGATCGTCCAAAAAAGTTAAAAGAGGAACTGCAACTTTTGTCCAAGACAAAAGATTTTTACAA GATTCATGACGAACGACACTTATTTAAACTGAAATTAAACAAGGAGcgaaaagaaaaaaaaaa gatgttaaaaaaaaataagcaacaagaaaaggaagaaaaggaaaaggAAAAACAACTTAAGAAGGAAATGTACTGA